The genomic interval TATTCCCGGACCGTGTCCGGCACAGCTCGCCGGAGGGGAAGCCGAAAAACGGGCGGCCGGCACGTTATTCTATTTATTTGGCGTATATTTGCACCGATTTATGATTTGTCACTTGTATCGGGCAATTCGCCGTTCCGGCGCCGAAGACCTCGGCTTTTACACGTCGGTCATATTCGAACACCAATCCATTCACACATGACTCAAACAGAAGAATTCAGCGCCCTCGGGCTGACCGACCGGACGCTCGAGGCGATTCGCTCGAAAGGCTTCGAGACCCCGTCGCCCATACAGAGGCTGACGATTCCCGCGCTGCTCGACACCGAAAAGACGAACGACATCATCGCGCAGGCCCAGACCGGGACCGGCAAGACCGCCGCGTTCGGCCTGCCGATTCTCGAACGGCTCCGTCCGCTCAAGGGCGCGACTCAGGCCCTGATCCTGGTTCCTACGCGCGAGCTGGCGCTGCAAGTGACCGAAGAACTGCTGTCGCTGAACGGCCGCAGCAAGCTGTCGATCTCGGCCATCTACGGCGGCGCTTCGATGAGCGAGCAGCTCCGCAGACTGTCCAAGGGCGTCGACGTGGTCGTCGGAACGCCGGGCCGGATACTCGACCACTTGCACCGGGGAACGCTTGACATCCGGGAACTCCAGTACCTGATCCTCGACGAGGCCGACGAAATGCTGAACATGGGCTTCATCGAGGATATCGAGGAAATCCTCTCCCATGCGAACGACCGGCGACGCATTCTGCTCTTTTCGGCCACGATGCCCGAACGGATCATCTCGCTGTCGAAAAAGTACATGCGCGACAGCGAACTGCTCCGGGTTCCCTCGCAGGAGATGACGACCGAGCTGACCGACCAGATTTATTTCGAAGTGCGCGACAGCGACAAGTTCGACGCGCTGACGCGCATCATCGACACGGAACCCGAGTTTTACGGCATCGTTTTCAGCCGCACCAAGGTGGGCGTCGACGAGCTGGTGAACCGGTTGACCGAAAGAGGGTACGCGGCCGAGGGGCTGCACGGCGACGTTTCGCAGGGACAGAGGGAGAAAATCCTCCGCAAGTTCAAGAAAAAGCTGGCCAATATTCTGGTGGCTACCGACGTGGCGGCGCGCGGGATCGACATCAACAACCTGACCCACGTAATCAACTACTCGTTGCCGCAGGACACCGAGTCGTACGTCCATCGGATCGGCCGGACCGGCCGCGCGGGCAATACGGGAACCGCGGTCACGTTCATTTCGCCCGCCGAATTCCGCCAGTTCGGCTACCTCAGGCGCGACATCAAGGCGCAGATCAAAAAGGAGAGCCTGCCCTCCGCTCAGGACGTGATCGAGATCAAGAAGACGAGGATCAAGGACGATCTGGCGGAAATCATCGAGAACGGATCGTACGAAAAGTACCGGGAAATGGCCGCCGAGATGCTTTCCGGTCTTGCGCCCGAAGTCGCGCTGGCTTCGCTGCTGCAACTGGCTTTCGATAACGAGCTCGACGAGAGCCGCTATCCCGAGATCCGCTCGATCAACGTCGACCGGAAGGGCACCGCCCGGCTGTTTCTGGCGGTCGGCAGGGCGGACGGATACGATGCCCGCAAGCTGGCCGAGCTTCTGCGGCGCGAGTGCGGGCTGCCCGACGGCAAGATCGGCGATCTGCGGGTGCTGGAGAGCTATTCGTTCGTATCGGTTCCGTTCTCGGAGGCCCGCGAGGCGATCCGCAGGCTGAACGACATTCACCGGGGCGGACGGCCGATCGCCCGGTTGGCCAAGGAAAGCGCGCCGCAGAAAGATTTTCGGCACGATCGGCCTGCCGGAAACAAAGGCGCGGGCCGGAATACGGGCGGCCGCCGCGAAGTCCGTCCTGCCGGGAAAACGGAACGGACAGCCTCTCGTGGCAGGAAAGAGCCGTCCGTCGAGTCTATCGAATGGGACGCGATCAGCTGGGGCACGGGCGCCGTCGCCAAAAAAGGAAGCGGCTGGGGCGGCAAGAGCGGGTTCGATCGGCGAGCGATCTCGAAGAAGCGAACGAAGCGCTGATAGCCGGCCCGTGCGCGCGCCGAGTGACAAACTGGCACGGGAACTGACATGAAATCGCCTTATTTGTCAGTTTTTTCAGCCGAAAGTGTGACAAATTTCCTTTGGCATATTATATGCAGATTTTCCCGCCGTGCCCGGCGGAAGGCCGGGGATGCGCGAAACAAGCGAACCAAATATCAATCACTTAAAAACGTATAAAGCTATGAACGTTAAACCGTTAGCAGACAGAGTTCTGATCGAGCCCAATCCGGCCGAAGAGAAGACGGCCGGAGGATTGTTCATCCCCGATACGGCCAAGGAGAAACCGCTGGCCGGCAAGGTGATCGCCGCAGGCCCCGGTACGAACGACGTGAAAATGGAAGTCAAGGTGGGCGACCAAGTACTGTACGGCAAGTACGCCGGCACGGAGATC from Alistipes ihumii AP11 carries:
- a CDS encoding DEAD/DEAH box helicase codes for the protein MTQTEEFSALGLTDRTLEAIRSKGFETPSPIQRLTIPALLDTEKTNDIIAQAQTGTGKTAAFGLPILERLRPLKGATQALILVPTRELALQVTEELLSLNGRSKLSISAIYGGASMSEQLRRLSKGVDVVVGTPGRILDHLHRGTLDIRELQYLILDEADEMLNMGFIEDIEEILSHANDRRRILLFSATMPERIISLSKKYMRDSELLRVPSQEMTTELTDQIYFEVRDSDKFDALTRIIDTEPEFYGIVFSRTKVGVDELVNRLTERGYAAEGLHGDVSQGQREKILRKFKKKLANILVATDVAARGIDINNLTHVINYSLPQDTESYVHRIGRTGRAGNTGTAVTFISPAEFRQFGYLRRDIKAQIKKESLPSAQDVIEIKKTRIKDDLAEIIENGSYEKYREMAAEMLSGLAPEVALASLLQLAFDNELDESRYPEIRSINVDRKGTARLFLAVGRADGYDARKLAELLRRECGLPDGKIGDLRVLESYSFVSVPFSEAREAIRRLNDIHRGGRPIARLAKESAPQKDFRHDRPAGNKGAGRNTGGRREVRPAGKTERTASRGRKEPSVESIEWDAISWGTGAVAKKGSGWGGKSGFDRRAISKKRTKR
- the groES gene encoding co-chaperone GroES; amino-acid sequence: MNVKPLADRVLIEPNPAEEKTAGGLFIPDTAKEKPLAGKVIAAGPGTNDVKMEVKVGDQVLYGKYAGTEITIDGKDYLIMKQGDILAII